One Triticum dicoccoides isolate Atlit2015 ecotype Zavitan chromosome 5B, WEW_v2.0, whole genome shotgun sequence genomic window carries:
- the LOC119306775 gene encoding uncharacterized protein LOC119306775: MSSIFPSLIKREPSVPLPRQVRDPIHITHLPSFLVFCSSSAASWSDVRRTGHRRTGPSSEALQGSRSCNGEGSMLQSSNGDAGTSHSARYNDGVKSYNGCRILLESAMRIAMPPPKAAYVVGDAGTSVMRSCNRLWGTYYPKKQA; encoded by the coding sequence ATGAGCTCAATCTTCCCATCTCTAATCAAACGTGAGCCATCTGTTCCCCTGCCTCGTCAAGTGCGAGATCCCATCCACATCACCCATCTCCCATCCTTCCTTGTGTTTTGTTCCTCATCTGCTGCATCATGGAGCGATGTGAGGCGGACCGGGCACCGACGCACGGGGCCGAGCAGCGAGGCTTTACAGGGGAGCCGGAGCTGCAACGGGGAAGGCTCGATGCTGCAATCATCAAACGGAGATGCCGGAACCAGCCATTCCGCAAGATACAATGATGGCGTGAAAAGCTACAATGGTTGTCGGATTTTGCTGGAATCGGCCATGCGCATAGCTATGCCGCCGCCGAAAGCTGCATACGTTGTCGGAGATGCTGGAACCAGTGTTATGCGGAGCTGCAACAG